In the genome of Raphanus sativus cultivar WK10039 chromosome 4, ASM80110v3, whole genome shotgun sequence, one region contains:
- the LOC108851927 gene encoding PLASMODESMATA CALLOSE-BINDING PROTEIN 3 produces MRMLLGLVFLLALTSYSSATYCLCRDGVAEKDLQTSIDYACGVLGDCNQIHEKGPCYQPNNVKGHCDWAVNSYFQRARQVPGSCNFSGTATTSPNPPSTVVTGCIYPSSPGNAGTGAPGTPTFPGPPAFGPTGIFDPSGNDALSLITAIALTLGFSVIVFLY; encoded by the exons ATGAGAATGCTTCTTGGTCTCGTGTTTCTATTGGCCTTAACCAGCTACTCAA GTGCAACTTACTGTCTATGTAGAGATGGAGTTGCAGAGAAAGATCTTCAAACGTCGATAGACTATGCATGTGGAGTTTTAGGAGATTGTAATCAAATCCATGAGAAAGGTCCTTGTTACCAACCCAACAATGTCAAGGGCCATTGTGATTGGGCAGTGAATAGCTATTTCCAAAGAGCCCGTCAAGTTCCTGGAAGCTGTAATTTCTCAGGAACTGCTACTACCAGTCCAAATCCTCCTTCAA cTGTGGTTACTGGTTGCATCTATCCTTCAAGTCCTGG AAATGCTGGGACAGGAGCTCCAGGGACACCGACCTTTCCAGGACCTCCTGCGTTTGGTCCGACCGGAATTTTTGATCCTTCAGGGAATGATGCTTTGAGTTTGATCACTGCAATAGCACTCACACTTGGTTTCTCCGTCATTGTGTTTCTATATTAG